One Diospyros lotus cultivar Yz01 chromosome 1, ASM1463336v1, whole genome shotgun sequence genomic window carries:
- the LOC127804692 gene encoding endoglucanase 12 translates to MFSGNPWGGSLEISSTSINGTAEDDNERSSNYYDNDHHHHHRDLDETQQSWLLGRSDEKKKSRYVDLGCIVCSRKALKWTVGIAAVAFFAIALPIIIVKSLPHHKASRPPPDTYSLSLHKALRFFNAQKSGKLPSNNGIPWRGNSGLTDGSDLTDVKGGLVGGYYDAGDNTKFHFPMAFTMTMLSWSLIEYPHKYKAIGEYDHARDLIKWGTDYLLLTFNSSASKINKIYSQVGGSQNGSRTPDDHYCWMRPEDMDYPRPVQTTTAGPDLAGEMAAALAAASIVFRSDNAAYSGKLIKGAKTLFVFARDFGRRARYSRGNPYIEPYYNSTGYFDEYMWGAAWLYYATGNSSYLSLATNPGLPKQSKAFYMIPDLSVLSWDNKLPAAMLLLTRMRIFLNPGYPYEDMLRSYHNATALTMCSYLQRFRVFNWTQGGLIQLNHGRGQGLQYVANAAFLASLFVDYMKATDIPGWNCGPTFIPLQDLHSFATSQIDYILGKNPMNMSYVVGNGNKFPTHVHHRAASIPHDGKKYSCTGGWRWRDTRSSNPNTITGAMVGGPDRFDKFQDVRSNYSYTEPTLAGNAGLVAALASLTATGGLGIDKNAIFSAIPPLHPPSPPAPPPWKP, encoded by the exons ATGTTTAGCGGGAATCCATGGGGAGGATCGCTGGAGATAAGCAGTACGAGTATCAATGGAACCGCAGAAGACGACAACGAGAGAAGCAGCAACTACTATGAtaatgatcatcatcatcatcaccgcGATCTGGACGAGACGCAGCAGAGTTGGCTGTTGGGGCGTTCAgacgagaagaagaagagcaggtATGTGGACTTGGGTTGCATCGTTTGCAGCCGGAAGGCTCTGAAATGGACGGTGGGGATAGCGGCAGTGGCATTCTTCGCCATCGCCCTGCCAATCATCATCGTCAAGTCCTTGCCCCACCACAAAGCCAGCCGTCCTCCGCCTGACACGTACTCTCTCTCCCTTCACAAAGCCCTTCGCTTCTTCAACGCCCAAAAAT CTGGAAAGTTGCCGAGCAACAATGGGATTCCATGGAGAGGGAACTCTGGCTTGACAGATGGCTCTGATTTAACCGACGTGAAAGGGGGGTTGGTCGGAGGGTATTACGATGCCGGAGACAACACTAAGTTTCACTTTCCGATGGCCTTCACCATGACAATGCTCAGTTGGAGCCTTATAGAGTATCCCCACAAATACAAAGCCATCGGCGAATATGACCACGCCCGAGACCTCATCAAGTGGGGCACCGATTACTTGCTCCTCACCTTCAACTCCTCCGCttccaaaatcaacaaaatttaCAGTCAG GTTGGGGGATCTCAAAATGGATCTAGAACACCGGACGATCACTACTGTTGGATGAGACCGGAAGACATGGACTATCCCCGGCCAGTCCAAACCACAACTGCGGGTCCGGACCTCGCCGGAGAAATGGCGGCGGCGCTCGCGGCTGCCTCGATCGTCTTCCGATCGGACAACGCCGCCTACTCCGGCAAACTCATCAAAGGCGCCAAGACTCTCTTCGTCTTCGCAAGGGACTTCGGCCGGCGGGCGCGCTACTCCCGAGGCAATCCCTACATCGAGCCCTACTACAACTCGACGGGCTACTTCGACGAGTACATGTGGGGTGCGGCGTGGCTGTACTACGCCACCGGAAACTCGAGTTACCTTTCCCTGGCGACGAATCCTGGCCTGCCGAAGCAATCCAAGGCTTTTTACATGATCCCGGATTTGAGCGTTCTGAGTTGGGACAACAAGCTGCCGGCGGCGATGCTGTTGCTCACCAGAATGAGGATATTCCTCAATCCGGGCTACCCCTACGAGGACATGCTCCGGAGCTATCACAATGCCACGGCCCTCACCATGTGTTCTTATCTCCAGAGGTTTCGGGTCTTCAACTGGACTCAAG GCGGCTTGATTCAGTTGAACCATGGGAGAGGACAGGGTTTACAGTATGTGGCAAATGCAGCCTTCTTGGCATCTCTTTTTGTTGATTACATGAAGGCCACTGATATTCCTGGCTGGAACTGCGGCCCCACTTTTATACCATTGCAAGATCTCCACAGTTTTGCCACCTCCCAG atTGATTATATCCTTGGTAAGAACCCCATGAACATGAGCTACGTAGTGGGCAACGGCAACAAGTTCCCGACGCACGTGCATCATCGGGCGGCATCGATTCCCCACGACGGCAAAAAGTACTCTTGCACCGGCGGGTGGCGTTGGCGCGACACCCGCAGCTCCAATCCCAACACCATCACCGGCGCCATGGTCGGAGGCCCCGACCGCTTTGACAAGTTCCAAGATGTCCGCAGCAATTACAGCTACACCGAGCCCACCCTTGCCGGAAATGCTGGCTTGGTCGCTGCTCTGGCGTCGCTCACCGCCACCGGCGGCCTTGGCATTGACAAGAACGCGATCTTCTCCGCTATCCCGCCGCTGCATCCGCCGAGCCCCCCGGCACCGCCGCCGTGGAAACCCTGA
- the LOC127804712 gene encoding beta-hexosaminidase 3, which translates to MLKLVVQGFAVALFLHALLGVVFAADFNRLNIWPMPQSVSHGDQILYLSKTFELRTEGSKYLDPSGILKDGFSRLLNILQAAHVIDGNLPNFQQSVLLQGINVVISSPNDMLQYGIDESYKLSVPANGKPVYAHLEAQTVYGALHGLQTFSQLCHFNSTTRVLELHQVPWNIIDQPRFSYRGLLIDTSRHYQPLPMIKKVIDSMVYSKLNVLHWHIVDSQSFPLEIPSYPKLWNGAYSISERYTMADAAEIVSYAQRRGINVLAEIDVPGHALSWGTGYPALWPSKDCQQPLDVSNEFTFKVIDGILSDFSKIFKFKFIHLGGDEVDTSCWGLTPHVRSWLKKHGLNESEAYQYFVLRAQKIAISHGYDIINWEETFNNFGNKLSQRTVVHNWLGAGVAKRVVAAGLRCIVSNQDKWYLDHLDTMWPEFYMNEPLANITDLKQQKLVIGGEVCMWGEHIDGSDIEQTIWPRAAAAAERLWTPYDKLAKDPRKVTGRLAHFRCLLNQRGVAAAPLAGPGRVAPKEPGSCFTQ; encoded by the exons ATGCTGAAGTTGGTGGTTCAAGGCTTTGCTGTTGCTCTTTTCCTTCATGCCCTCCTTGGGGTGGTATTTGCTGCGGACTTCAATCGGCTGAACATATGGCCAATGCCCCAGTCAGTGAGCCATGGGGATCAAATTCTTTATCTGAGTAAAACCTTTGAGCTAAGGACTGAAGGAAGCAAATATCTCGATCCTTCTGGGATATTGAAGGATGGATTCTCTCGATTACTCAATATTCTTCAAGCTGCTCATGTTATTGATGGTAACCTTCCCAATTTTCAGCAGTCTGTCCTGCTTCAGGGAATTAACGTGGTCATTTCTTCACCAAATGATATG TTACAGTATGGAATTGATGAATCTTACAAGTTATCTGTTCCTGCAAATGGAAAACCAGTTTATGCTCATCTGGAG GCACAAACAGTTTATGGAGCTCTACATGGGCTGCAG ACATTCAGCCAACTTTGCCATTTTAACTCTACCACCAGAGTGCTTGAACTTCATCAGGTCCCTTGGAATATTATTGATCAGCCAAGGTTCTCTTATCGTGGGCTTTTAATTG ATACCTCTCGACACTATCAACCACTTCCGATGATAAAGAAAGTTATTGATTCAATGGTTTACTCCAAATTG AATGTGCTACATTGGCACATAGTAGATTCCCAATCTTTTCCTTTGGAGATACCTTCGTATCCCAAGCTATGGAATGGAGCTTATTCTATCTCAGAGAGATATACAATGGCTGATGCTGCTGAGATTGTGAG TTATGCTCAGAGACGAGGGATCAATGTATTGGCTGAGATTGATGTTCCTGGACATGCTCTCTCCTG gGGAACTGGTTACCCAGCCCTATGGCCGTCAAAGGATTGTCAGCAGCCACTTGACGTCAGCAATGAATTTACATTCAAAGTAATAGATGGTATTCTTTCAG ATTTCAGTAAGatcttcaaatttaaatttattcacTTGGGAGGTGATGAAGTTGACACAA GTTGCTGGGGTTTAACTCCTCATGTCAGGAGCTG GTTGAAGAAGCACGGTTTGAATGAATCTGAAGCTTATCAATACTTTGTTCTGCGGGCTCAGAAAATAGCAATATCGCATGGATATGATATTATCAACTG GGAAGAGACCTTCAACAACTTTGGGAATAAATTAAGCCAAAGGACTGTGGTGCACAACTG GCTCGGGGCTGGTGTTGCCAAGCGAGTGGTTGCAGCTGGGTTAAGATGTATTGTGAGCAATCAAGATAAGTGGTATTTAGACCACTTGGACACCATGTGGCCAGAATTCTATATGAATGAACCACTCGCAAATATCACAGACCTCAAGCAACAAAAATTGGTTATTGGGGGCGAGGTATGCATGTGGGGTGAACATATTGATGGATCTGACATTGAACAAACGATATGGCCGCGTGCTGCAGCAGCTGCAG AGAGGCTTTGGACACCCTACGATAAACTAGCCAAGGACCCAAGGAAGGTGACTGGAAGGTTAGCACACTTCAGGTGCTTGCTGAACCAGAGAGGAGTAGCCGCTGCCCCATTGGCTGGACCTGGTCGAGTTGCACCTAAAGAACCAGGTTCCTGCTTTACGCAATAA